In the Mya arenaria isolate MELC-2E11 chromosome 11, ASM2691426v1 genome, one interval contains:
- the LOC128209099 gene encoding uncharacterized protein LOC128209099 — protein sequence MSSQLYILTVNVNIGLQGGIDLPSAMSKLQTLLCSYPDATRCLHTYKVTGEAKVVAVFEVTNVIGLERMVSGIARVGNMDVTCKPIFPYRFFAEYLKVNGDVLLGKGENTLAGDKQGYWLEISVEYAGKSTSELLEIWSREAVAALTARSSGGHIELWKSVMERKVHMFIAMDPVELDKLSFELPIMKENGCNVNIQALAIHDLEDYCARISSDTM from the exons ATGTCAAGCCAGCTGTATATCCTGACTGTAAATGTCAACATTGGGCTGCAAGGTGGCATTGATCTGCCTAGTGCTATGAGCAAGCTACAAACACTTCTCTGCTCCTACCCTGATGCTACCCGTTGTCTCCACACTTACAAG GTAACAGGAGAAGCAAAGGTGGTGGCAG TGTTTGAGGTGACCAATGTGATAGGCCTTGAGCGGATGGTGTCTGGAATTGCTCGAGTTGGCAATATGGACGTCACCTGCAAGCCCATATTCCCATACAGGTTTTTTGCTGAGTACCTCAAGGTGAATGGTGACGTTCTCCTTGGGAAGGGAGAGAACACGTTGGCTGGAGACAAGCAGGGATACTGGCTAGAAATTTCTGTGGAGTATGCAG GTAAGAGTACATCTGAGCTGCTGGAGATATGGAGTCGCGAGGCTGTGGCTGCGCTTACTGCTCGGTCCTCTGGTGGACACATTGAGCTTTGGAAGAGTGTTATGGAGAGGAAG GTACACATGTTTATAGCAATGGACCCGGTTGAGCTGGATAAACTGTCATTCGAGCTGCCGATCATGAAGGAAAATGGGTGCAATGTAAATATACAGGCCTTGGCGATACACGATCTTGAAGACTACTGTGCTCGCATATCATCTGATACCATGTGA
- the LOC128207160 gene encoding post-GPI attachment to proteins factor 4-like, with translation MYTRTFVIFVATLACSMSTVYVSKNLPFSLIFNYFNRNNLLQIVEDSNQNRLIKARGHLKSMKSNRPVVADYVSSDVLILIVTVTRRGNNHYLTQTVAAMDSAIGRSRGDREYGLLICNADSQPGKHKEALELRDFALYVDKEHTSIFTGQPPRVPRAINSGLKDTARIQEISDYVFCLNASMALKYKYVLVLEDDVLPINNLLQTLDFIILRRLRYTADDSAYYEMTKPFLYLKLYYPQRWQGFAYEIGIMLEFLSIGVVVGGIVVCLDTLCGSRNRRKGHTLFIFVLYTAFALCLAKCLGRVNINDVRRLSPQLYRFGRSAACCTQAMLYPRGAIYPLMEHLLVNNSLNKDLSIHRFSEISGYPGYQVEPNLFQHIGMHTSLSGGSDKNPEEFLFKLHESTFK, from the coding sequence ATGTATACCCGAACCTTTGTCATATTTGTAGCCACTCTGGCATGTTCTATGTCGACTGTCtatgtttcaaaaaacttgccattTTCACTAATATTTAACTACTTCAACAGAAACAATTTGCTACAGATCGTTGAAGACTCTAATCAGAACAGACTAATCAAGGCGAGGGGACATCTCAAAAGCATGAAAAGCAATAGGCCCGTAGTGGCGGATTATGTCTCGTCAGATGTTTTAATTCTCATTGTCACTGTGACGAGAAGAGGAAACAACCATTATTTGACGCAAACAGTTGCAGCAATGGACAGCGCCATAGGGCGGAGCAGAGGAGATCGGGAGTATGGTCTGCTCATCTGTAACGCTGACAGCCAGCCGGGCAAACATAAGGAGGCGTTAGAACTTCGAGATTTCGCCTTGTATGTGGACAAAGAACACACCAGCATTTTTACTGGCCAACCACCCAGAGTCCCTCGAGCCATTAACTCTGGACTAAAAGATACGGCAAGGATTCAAGAAATAAGTGACTACGTTTTCTGTCTGAACGCTTCGATGGCcttgaaatacaaatatgttttagtgTTAGAAGACGATGTTCTGCCAATCAATAATCTTTTACAGACATTAGACTTTATAATATTAAGAAGACTTCGTTATACAGCAGACGATAGTGCATACTATGAAATGACGAAGCCCtttttgtacttaaaattgtattatccACAGAGATGGCAAGGGTTTGCTTACGAAATAGGTATCATGCTAGAGTTTCTGAGCATCGGCGTAGTGGTGGGAGGGATTGTTGTATGTTTGGACACACTATGTGGAAGTCGTAACAGACGCAAGGGACACACACTctttatatttgtgttatacACAGCCTTTGCCTTGTGCTTGGCCAAGTGTCTTGGTCGTGTAAACATTAACGATGTCCGGCGTCTGTCGCCCCAGTTGTATCGCTTTGGACGAAGCGCAGCGTGCTGCACACAGGCTATGTTGTACCCGAGGGGCGCCATATATCCGCTTATGGAGCATCTGCTTGTCAACAACAGTCTCAATAAAGATCTTTCCATTCACAGATTCTCCGAAATTAGCGGTTACCCGGGGTACCAAGTAGAGCCAAATTTGTTTCAGCACATTGGAATGCACACGTCATTATCGGGTGGGTCAGATAAGAATCCGGAagagtttttgtttaaactccATGAAAGCACGTTTAAGTGA